The segment aatgatgtatttttttttccatgttgcaAAAACAATCCTAATAACTGAACAGAAGTAAaagcatatacacttatacatcttaaaagaagaaacggggaaaggggaggtataTTTTTTTGACAAAACGCCATGGATCTTCATGGTCAGTTCATGGAATTGGTCCAGCAGATAATGGATTTATTCTTCAACTTATGGGACTATGTTGATATTCAGTTACTAAAGTCTTTGTACTGTGGAAATATGGTACTGATTGACATTTTTACTACtgcatttatttgcattattcagaACATTATTCTTTGCAGGTGTGAAGGTCTTCAGTATGGAGGCATTGAAAAGCTAATCAAGAGTGCAAAATTGGGGACAATTATACTAACATCACAAAAGAAGCTCTTGAATTATTCAAGTCTTATTGCATCATATGCtaagaaaagaggaagcgaaatAAGACTACTGGGGTTTTGTGAAGCCCGTCTTGGCCAAGTTGACCTTTTAGATATGCAGCCATTGCCTCAGGCTCAATTCAAGTGGATCATGGTCTACCAGTACCAGAAAATGACTTGCTCGCCCTCTTTGCTAACCCTTCAGAAGACGAACTTCTTGCTCAAGATCCCCAGCCTCCACCAGCATCTGCAGAACCAGCCCCCACCTATTAGCCTGCACCTGCTCAAGATTGCCCGACCCCACCAGCATCTGCGGCACCAGCCCCTACCTCTCAGCCAACACCTGCTCAAGACTCCTAACCTTCACCTCTTACAAAACGCCAGTGTGAGATaacagaacagaggaagagggccAGGAAGGTACAACTCTCCCAAGCTGAACGCATGGTGAAACGCAGCCGGAAAAACGTCAaggcaggggaagaaggggacaaTGTTGCTGTGCCCATCCTCATGGTGGATAGGGGAATGGGAGATCCACGTAACATCCTCGGTGTTATCATTGGCCGCAATGACAATGATTTGTACACAATAGCTGTGAAGAATGGGATTCTGAAGACCAAGTACTCCTGCAATCAGTTTGATATTTTTCCTCGGAGACTTCTTACACTGTCTGATGTCAGTCACGAAGACCTGGTTTCCCTACGACAAGCTGTGAAGAAATCAACTACTGGTGGACAAGGATTTGTCAGATGTGATTGTGCTGCAAGTAAGGAGTGTTGTACTAGCAGATGTAAATGTTACAAGGCTAATCCCAAGTGTTACAGCCGTTGTCATAGTAGTACCACATGTCAAAATAAGTAAATGTCAAATTGTTGTCTAAAATTTGTTGATGTCTGTGACTTGTATGTTCTTGactgtacctgtatatgtatttCACCTGAAATAAAGTTTCAATTAGGCTGTGGGattctttttttgtgaatatagTTTGATATTATTTTCCCCACATAAATTCTACAATATTGACTGCCATTTTATGATgcagttttcttatttttcaccaTCACATCATTATATTAGCCA is part of the Penaeus chinensis breed Huanghai No. 1 chromosome 2, ASM1920278v2, whole genome shotgun sequence genome and harbors:
- the LOC125029557 gene encoding uncharacterized protein LOC125029557, coding for MAALTMAQDQFEADFREELFKKYQQCPKYLMPKNVYCNNIEEQKTASQNPSSKSRHEYYILQKCEGLQYGGIEKLIKSAKLGTIILTSQKKLLNYSSLIASYAKKRGSEIRLLGFCEARLGQVDLLDMQPLPQAQFKWIMVYQYQKMTCSPSLLTLQKTNFLLKIPSLHQHLQNQPPPISLHLLKIARPHQHLRHQPLPLSQHLLKTPNLHLLQNASVR